The Chryseobacterium shigense genome segment CTTAATCAACAAAGATGAATTCCTGCACAGAATCAGTGAAAAAATCACCAATTCAAAGAACTACAACGATACAATGCCTTTTACGGTGATGAGTAAAAACATTCTGCTGGATGAATATAAAGACCAGTACAGAAATGTGTATGAAAAAGGAGCATTGCTGGCAATGTGCCTGGATATTGAGCTGAGAAAGCTGTCTAACGGGGAAATGGGCTACCGTGATATGATCAGGAAGCTGTCCCAGAGATTCGGAGAGAACAAACCTTTCAAAGATGACAAACTGATTGATGAGCTGGTAACAGTAACCGGATACCCGCAGGTAAAAGATTTCTACAATAAATATATTGCAGGAAGCCAGCCTACACCTTATGCAGAATATCTGAGCATGGCAGGCGTAGAAATCAGTAAAAAAGATACTCCCCCTCTTTTCTGGTTCATTAAAGATCCAAATCAGACAGGCTATAATGATAAGAATAACACTTTTGTATTCGATGAAAGCTCTGCCTTATCTCCTTTCGCAAAAAGTATAGGTTTCAAGATCACAGATGAAATTGTTGCTCTGGACGGAAAAACCATCAACGTACAGAATATGCAGGATTTTATTAATTATGCTAAATCTATTAAAGAAGGACAGAATGTTACTGTTAGCGTTCTTAGAAAAAATGGTGCTAAAACTGATAAAATAGACCTTAAAGGAAAAGCTGTTCTGGATAAAATGACAATAGAAACCTTGCAGTTTAAAGCCAATCCAACGCCGGCAGAACAGAAACTGCAAGATCAGTGGCTTACCGGAAAGAAATAATTTTGGAAATTAATAGTTAATAAAAAAGCGGAGAATTTTTCTCCGCTTTTTTAATTTCTTATTTAGTGTTTTGCTTATCTAAAAGTTCAAGGGTATGCTTTACGTGATCATTTCCTTTCCATTCATCATGGCCCGGAATTACCTTTGCAGTAGAAGGATATCTGGCCTGCAGCTTTTTCATTGTCAGTGGCCATTGCTGTACATTAGCCTCTCCTGTATACCCCAGATCAACTGCTGCACTGCTTTTCACCAGACAGCCTCCGTCAAGAACATTATATTTTGGAAACCATACCACCACATTGTCTGCCGTGTGGCCTTCACCAAGGAAATCCACAATAAATTCCTCTCCTCCTATTTTATATTTCTTCCCGATCTGTGTTATTTTACTTGAGGTTGCTTTTCCTTCTTTCTTCAGTAATTCGTTGGTTTTGGCTGTGGCATAGGTCGGAATACCTTTTTTATTGTAAAAGCTAAGATCTCCGGCTCTGTCTTCGTGAGAATGTGTTGCAAAAACAGCAATTACCGGTAAGTTATGGCGTTTTTTTATTGTATCCATAAGGCTCTGGTACTGGGTTTTCTGCCATGGAACATCAAACAGTACCACTCCTTTTTTTGTAATCAGATAAAGCGCGTTGGTAGAATATTCTTTTCCCCCGAAAACTCCGAAAGTTTTATACAGATAAAGTTTTTTGCCAAAAGGTTGCTCAATGACAAAATCACGAACCTGCGCATTAAAAAAATTAACAAGAAATAAAGACAGAACTGTAAGAACTTTAACATTTTTCATCATAACTTTTATAGGATTTAATTGATAAATAAAATACAGATTGGAAATGCCTGTGAGCATTAACTGCATCCGAAAGAGGTACAAATTTATCTATTATTTTGTGTAAACCTGCTCACATCAGAGGGGTTTAACTTTTTTTAATACTATAAAAACCGGCATTACAAACAAATTTGCACATATTGAGATGAGGGACCTTAGAACAATGTCAGTCTCTCGTTTCAGAGTATGTATAGAATTTTTAACCACAGATTTCACTGATTTGCACAGATGGTGTACATAATTTTAGCATTTTAATAAAATATAACATTAACATCTGTGCAAATCAGTGAAATCTGTGGTAGATAAAAAAAACAGAAAATATTGAGATTTTGTATTTGAATGAGAAATTTCTATACTTTTCTTATTGTAATTCTGAATGTACTGCCCTTTCCTACTTCTGTCTGAGAAATTTTAATATCCCCGTTATGATATTCGTGAATAACCCTTTTTGCCAATGAAAGGCCTAGTCCCCAACCTCTTTTTTTGGTTGAATAACCCGGCTTAAAAGCATTTCTTGCCTGCTGTTTGGTCATCCCGCTGCCGGAATCTTTAACTTCTACAAGAATATTTTTATTTCTTTCAAAAACATACATACTTAAGGTTCCTTCTCCTTTCATAGCATCCACAGCATTTTTTACAAGGTTTTCAATAACCCAGCTCATCAGGATTTTGTTGTGCGGAACCAGGATAGTATATGTTGGAAGATGCAGACTGAAATCTATTTTCTTTGAAATCCTTGTTTTGAGGTAATTATAATTCTCTAAAATAGTCTCATTGAAATTCATATCATTCAGTTCAGGAACAGATCCTATTTTGGAAAAACGTTCAGAAATAGTCCTCAGTCTTTCGATATCTTTTTCAATTTCGTATACTCCTTCTGATTCCGGATTATCCAGCTTCATGATTTCCATCCATCCGATCATGGATGATAAAGGAGTTCCGATCTGGTGGGCGGTTTCTTTGGCAAGACCAGCCCAGAGATAGCCTTCATCCGTCTTTTTGATCGTTCGCAGGAACCAGAATGAAAACAGAAAATAACACAGGATGAAAAAGCCAAGGATAAAAGGGGAATACCTTAAATCGTTAAGCAGCCTGGAGTTATCGTAATAGACAAACTGGTTATTTCCTTCAGGAATTTTAATTTCGATCGGAGGGTAACTTTTTGCCATTTTTTTGGCCAGAAGTGTAATCCGGACCGGATCGTTTTCAATTTCCCTGGGAATATTTTTATGTACCATAGGTTTGTCATCCTTATCCAGTACAATCATTGGAATAGTATTGTTAGAGCTGTATATTTTAAGAATCAGTTCCTGAACTTCCAAGCTGGGTGTTACTTCCTGCTGAAATTTCAAAGCACTTACCAGGATATCCACACGTTTGATTTCCTCTTTTCTGAGAAAATTGATAAGAATAGTGGAAGCAACCACAATGGTAACCACCACTAAAGTCATCAGTAAAAATATAATCCAGTTATTCAGCCTGGCAAATATGGATTTCCTCAAAGCTCTTTTATTTTAAGACATTCAGAATTTTCTGCAGTTCCGCACCTCCGCTTCCCTGGTAATTATTAATAATGATTGAAAATACATATTTTCTACCATCTTTCGATGTATGATATCCTGCAAAGGATTTTGTATCCCTCATTGTTCCGCTTTTCATCTTCATCCCGTTGTCCTGAACCGGAAAACCGTCATAATAAGCATCAAACCAGGGTTGTTTTTTTGCATACAGCAAGGCCTGTACTTCAGCTTTGGCAGCAACATAATTCTGTGGAGACAGTCCGCTTCCGTCTGCAAAATTGATCATATTCGGATTAATACCTTTAGATTTCCAGAACTCTTTTAAATAAGCAATCCCGCTTTTAAAGCTGGAATTTCCTTTCTTTTCTTTTCCTAACGTTTTAATTAAAGTTTCCCCGTACATGTTGACACTTTTCCTTAAAAACCAATACACCATTTTATCCAGTGTCGGGGATTCGTAAGTGAGAATTATCTTTTTTGCAGCTCCGGGAAGCTGTTTCCCTTCCATTTCAAGCTGTGAGCTGGTTACTATTTTCCCTGAAATTTCTATTCCGGATTCTTTAAGCCATTGTCCTGCTTCTGTTCCTAATTGCAGCGGCGGATCAGGTACCGAACCGGAAACCGTAACTGTTTTTCCGGCTGGCAATGTACCGTTGATTAAAGCTACATCAGAATGAGGTGCGGTGAAAATAAGACTTTGATCTGAATTGCCGCCAGCTTTAAGATCATTCAGCCATTTTACATTTTCAAGCGGATAAGAAAATCCTTTAAATTCCGTCCCGTTTATATTGATATCAAACTGGTTTTCCCTCCAGTTGATTCCCCAGACTCCTGCTCCGTAATAGTTTCCGAGGTCATCCCAAGGCCATCCTCCGGGAATTGTCTGATGGTCAAAATAGGAATCATCAATGACCAGATTGCCGGAAATTTTTGTAATTCCGGAGCTTTTAAGGGCTTCTATTAATTTCTTTTTAAAATTGTCAGGCTTGTAGGCATCATACCGCCAGCTTCCCAAGGTAGGATCCCCATTCGAACTGATGATAAAATCTCCGTTCAATGTTCCTGAAGAAAGGTTTCCTGAATAACCTGCCGTTGTTTTATAGGTAAAATTCTTCCCTAAAGTTTCAAGTGCTGCACCGGCAGTGAAAATTTTCTGCGTGGAAGCTGTTGAAAGGCCTTTATTACCCTGGTATTCGTAGATAAGCGTTCCGTTTTCATCAGTAACGTAAAATGATAAGCCGGACGAAACAGCCCCCGAAGAATCCATAAGGTCTTTGGTTGCTTGATCCAGTTTCTGTGCCATATTCTGGGCAGATATCGTGTGAACCGACAGTATAAGAACTGCAAGCGTTTTTTTCATTGCCAAATTTTTTATCAGTCTGAATTATTATTGTAATGCTCCGGCTGTTTTTAATATAATGTTTCCTGTACAGAATGTTTTCAGACATACTGCGGAACAGAGTCAGTACATTTTTCTTCAAATCCAGATCAAATATAATAAAAATAAGAGCTTGTTTTTATGATTTAAAGTATTGTCCCTGCTTCTATTTCATAAGGTTCTTTATCTTTTTCGAAGACTCTTGTCAGCTCACTGCCTTCTACCGTGATGCTGTCTCCTATCCTTCTGATCCAGTTTCCTTCACGAAGACCTATTACTTTTATATCATTTTGAGTCAGGAATTCTTTGATTCTCGTTTCCCTGGTTTCCCCGTTGTGTTTCAGTTCAGGATTCGGGTCAAGATAATGAGGGTTGAGATTGAACGGAACAAGTCCCATACAATCGAAGCTGGGTGGATAAACAATAGGCATATCGTTGGTGGTTTTCATATTCTGTCCACCAATATTGCTTCCGGCGCTGCAGCCAAGATATGATTTTCCGGATTCTACATTTTCTTTAAGGACAGTCATTAAGCCTTCCTCATGAAGAGTTTTTACCAGTAAAAATGTATTTCCGCCACCTGTAAAATATCCTTTGGCATTATTCAAAGCTTCTGTTTTATTTTCAAACTCGTGAAGTCCTTTTACTTTAATATTGATGGTTTCAAAAAAAGAACGTGCTTTTTGAGTATAATCATCATGGGAAATTCCGCCCGGCCTGGCGAAAGGAACAAAGATTATTTCGTCAATTCCTTTATATAATTCAATCAGTTCTTCTCTCAGGTACTCTAAATATTCTCCTCCGAAAATGGTGGAAGTGGATGCCAGTATAATGTTCATATAAATACGTTGATTATTAAAAAAGTTGGATTACAAAGATAAACTCAATCACTAACGAATCAAAAATTAAGCTAAAAAAATAAATTTATCCGTTAATATTCTCTAAAAAAACTTAAAGCCTCTAAAATTTAAACTTTTGTGGAATTATTATTGAATTTTAGAATTAGAATTTTAAAAATGTAAGATTATGAAAATGGTTAAAGTTAATATTAAAAATCTATTCTTAGGGTTACTGTTTGCAGGAACTGCAGGTTTCGCGAATGCACAGACTACTCAAACAGACAGTGCAAATAATGCAGCAGCAACTACTGCCCAGAAAGGAAACCCGACAATTGACGGACTGAAAAAACAAATCGAAGCCAATCCAAAGGATACCGATGCATTGGCAAAATTAGCAACAGCATATCAGGATGCTTCCGACTGGACGAATGCAGTGGATACATGGAAAAAAATATCTGCTCTGTTACCGGATTGGGCTCCGTCTTACTACAGTCAGGCTTATGCATACCAGTCCGCTAAAGACGATGCCAATGCAAAACTTGCTTATGAAAAGTATATTGCAACAGTAAAACCTGAAGAAGTGGAGCAAAATAAAAAGAATCTGGCCTATGCCTATTTTTATATTGCCTTTGCAGAACAGCAAAGCGATCCCACTAAAGCAAAAGAACATATTGCCAAATCTATAGAATATGATCCTACCAACCAGGATGCTGTAAAACTTAGCAAAACTTTAAATTCTTAATACAATAAAATCCGGAAAAATTTCCGGATTTTGTTTTTATGTTTTTTAATTGATTTTTTTACCAAAAAAGTCAGTTTCGCCCTTCAGATACAGAATGATTTTATCAATATTCCGCTGGATGCTATCTTCTGTTTTTAAATGGCTGATATAACGGATCAGCTCAAGTTTTCTTGAAGGAACTAAGTTTTCAAAATTTGCCAACGTAACCGGATTATCTTTAATGGCCTGATCCAGTTTGGGGTGAATAGGAATACTTCTGTCCGAATCATCAAATTCAATAGAAATCTCAATTATTTCACCTATTCTTTTGGGAGAATTTTTGAGCATTACAAGATTGACATACAGTCTCCATTCTCCAAGGTATTTCATCAGATTCTGCTTAAATTCTTTTCCGTTTACCGTTCCTTTTACAGGAATAGGGCTTTTATTCTTTCCGGAAGTTTCAAAAATGGTGTTTAAAACATCTTCAGGAATAAAAACAAAAGGATTGATGCCAATGATTTCCAGTTTTGCCGTAAAAGAATTGTTTTTCATATTTAATAAAGATAGTATTTTATTGGATGCCCGGTGCCGGTTTCGGGTTTACAGCTTTCTGCAACTTCTAACTTCTAACTTCTAACTTCTAACTTCTAACTTCTAACTTCTAACTTCTAACTTCTAACTTCTAACTTCTAACTTCTAACTTCTAACTTCTAACCAAAATTAAAATTTTTCACTCGCAAAGTATTCGTTATCTTTGCAAAAAATAAATCTATTTATACAAAATGAAATTTTTTATTGACACAGCCAATTTAGAGCAGATCAAAGAAGCAAGAGACCTTGGAATTCTGGATGGTGTAACTACCAACCCTTCA includes the following:
- a CDS encoding YdeI/OmpD-associated family protein, whose protein sequence is MKNNSFTAKLEIIGINPFVFIPEDVLNTIFETSGKNKSPIPVKGTVNGKEFKQNLMKYLGEWRLYVNLVMLKNSPKRIGEIIEISIEFDDSDRSIPIHPKLDQAIKDNPVTLANFENLVPSRKLELIRYISHLKTEDSIQRNIDKIILYLKGETDFFGKKIN
- a CDS encoding sensor histidine kinase: MRKSIFARLNNWIIFLLMTLVVVTIVVASTILINFLRKEEIKRVDILVSALKFQQEVTPSLEVQELILKIYSSNNTIPMIVLDKDDKPMVHKNIPREIENDPVRITLLAKKMAKSYPPIEIKIPEGNNQFVYYDNSRLLNDLRYSPFILGFFILCYFLFSFWFLRTIKKTDEGYLWAGLAKETAHQIGTPLSSMIGWMEIMKLDNPESEGVYEIEKDIERLRTISERFSKIGSVPELNDMNFNETILENYNYLKTRISKKIDFSLHLPTYTILVPHNKILMSWVIENLVKNAVDAMKGEGTLSMYVFERNKNILVEVKDSGSGMTKQQARNAFKPGYSTKKRGWGLGLSLAKRVIHEYHNGDIKISQTEVGKGSTFRITIRKV
- a CDS encoding tetratricopeptide repeat protein → MKMVKVNIKNLFLGLLFAGTAGFANAQTTQTDSANNAAATTAQKGNPTIDGLKKQIEANPKDTDALAKLATAYQDASDWTNAVDTWKKISALLPDWAPSYYSQAYAYQSAKDDANAKLAYEKYIATVKPEEVEQNKKNLAYAYFYIAFAEQQSDPTKAKEHIAKSIEYDPTNQDAVKLSKTLNS
- the pepE gene encoding dipeptidase PepE, encoding MNIILASTSTIFGGEYLEYLREELIELYKGIDEIIFVPFARPGGISHDDYTQKARSFFETINIKVKGLHEFENKTEALNNAKGYFTGGGNTFLLVKTLHEEGLMTVLKENVESGKSYLGCSAGSNIGGQNMKTTNDMPIVYPPSFDCMGLVPFNLNPHYLDPNPELKHNGETRETRIKEFLTQNDIKVIGLREGNWIRRIGDSITVEGSELTRVFEKDKEPYEIEAGTIL
- the blaIND gene encoding IND family subclass B1 metallo-beta-lactamase — protein: MKNVKVLTVLSLFLVNFFNAQVRDFVIEQPFGKKLYLYKTFGVFGGKEYSTNALYLITKKGVVLFDVPWQKTQYQSLMDTIKKRHNLPVIAVFATHSHEDRAGDLSFYNKKGIPTYATAKTNELLKKEGKATSSKITQIGKKYKIGGEEFIVDFLGEGHTADNVVVWFPKYNVLDGGCLVKSSAAVDLGYTGEANVQQWPLTMKKLQARYPSTAKVIPGHDEWKGNDHVKHTLELLDKQNTK
- the dacB gene encoding D-alanyl-D-alanine carboxypeptidase/D-alanyl-D-alanine-endopeptidase, encoding MKKTLAVLILSVHTISAQNMAQKLDQATKDLMDSSGAVSSGLSFYVTDENGTLIYEYQGNKGLSTASTQKIFTAGAALETLGKNFTYKTTAGYSGNLSSGTLNGDFIISSNGDPTLGSWRYDAYKPDNFKKKLIEALKSSGITKISGNLVIDDSYFDHQTIPGGWPWDDLGNYYGAGVWGINWRENQFDININGTEFKGFSYPLENVKWLNDLKAGGNSDQSLIFTAPHSDVALINGTLPAGKTVTVSGSVPDPPLQLGTEAGQWLKESGIEISGKIVTSSQLEMEGKQLPGAAKKIILTYESPTLDKMVYWFLRKSVNMYGETLIKTLGKEKKGNSSFKSGIAYLKEFWKSKGINPNMINFADGSGLSPQNYVAAKAEVQALLYAKKQPWFDAYYDGFPVQDNGMKMKSGTMRDTKSFAGYHTSKDGRKYVFSIIINNYQGSGGAELQKILNVLK